In one Grus americana isolate bGruAme1 chromosome 1, bGruAme1.mat, whole genome shotgun sequence genomic region, the following are encoded:
- the NFYB gene encoding nuclear transcription factor Y subunit beta: protein MDGDSSTTDASQLGIAGDYIGGSHYVIQPHDDTEDSMNDHEDTNGSKESFREQDIYLPIANVARIMKNAIPQTGKIAKDAKECVQECVSEFISFITSEASERCHQEKRKTINGEDILFAMSTLGFDSYVEPLKLYLQKFREAMKGEKGIGGTVTTGDGLSEELTEEAFTNQLPAGLITTDGQQQNVMVYTTSYQQISGVQQIQFS, encoded by the exons ATGGATGGTGATAGCTCCACAACGGATGCTTCTCAGTTAGGAATTGCTGGAGATTACATTGGTGGCAGTCACTATGTGATACAGCCTCACGATG aCACAGAGGACAGCATGAACGATCATGAAGATACAAATGGCTCAAAAGAGAGTTTTAGAGAACAAGATATATATCTTCCAATTGCAAATGTGGCAAGGATAATGAAAAATGCCATACCCCAAACAGGAAAG ATTGCTAAGGATGCAAAGGAATGCGTGCAAGAGTGTGTAAGTGAATTCATCAGCTTTATAACGTCGGAAGCAAGTGAGAGGTGTCatcaagagaaaagaaagaccATCAATGGAGAGGATATTCTCTTTGCCATGTCTACCTTGGGGTTTGATAGCTATGTTGAACCTTTGAAGTTATACCTCCAGAAATTCAGAGAG gcaatgaaaggagaaaagggaattgGAGGAACAGTTACAACTGGAGACGGTCTAAGTGAGGAGCTCACAGAGGAAGCATTTA CTAACCAGTTGCCAGCAGGCTTAATAACTACAGACGGCCAACAGCAGAATGTTATGGTCTACACAACATCGTACCAACAG atCTCTGGTGTTCAGCAAATTCAGTTCTCATGA